In Nostoc edaphicum CCNP1411, the sequence TAGTAAATTAAGATAATTCGTAAGTCGTAATATGATGTCCGTCAAATTACCCATAATAAACAGTTTGTAGTGGGGACTTCAGTCCCCAAAGTCAGGACTAAAGTCTTTACTACGAACATTTTTTATTCAGCTTGATTAGCCGGACGTAATGTAATACGTAATTCGCAATCAAAGATTATTATGTAAGGGATTTAGACTCTGATGGTTCCTGAGTCTGTCGTTTTCGTAGTGCATTACCTACCTAATCCCCACTTCCCTGTCCCCTTTATGTAAGAGATTGGCGCTTGAGACGCTTATGAGCGTACATTAATTTGTCAGAACTGGCGATTAGCTGTTCTAGTGACATATTGCTTTCTGGTGAGTAACGCTCTATCCCCATACTCATTGAAAGTTCATAGCTACGGTTTTGCTGTTGATTAAAGTTGGCGATATTTGCTTGCAGATACTCTTGGATGCTATCAGCGTCCTTAAAGTAGCTGGAGATGAAAACAATAAACTCATCTCCACCCAAGCGGGCAACAATATCCGAGTTCCGAAAACTTTGCTTGAGTAATTGACCAGCATCAATAATTAAGGCATCTCCTATATCATGACCAAGGGTGTCGTTAATCTGTTTTAGCCCATCTAAATCAATGAAGATCACCCAGCACAACGCTTTCATGCGGTGAGCAATTTTTAACTCTTGTTCAGCCATCAGAAAGAAACCACGTCGGTTATGCAAACCGGTTAATTCATCAGTCAGCGATGCTTGTTTGCGGTTGCGGACTTCCTGAATAAGTTCCATCTGAGCGATCGCCTGACGACTTAGGCGGCGCAGTGCATCTAACTGCTGGTAACTTAGATGATGAGGAATGGTATCCAAAACACACAACGTCCCAATAGGAAGACCATCGGGTGTAATTAGAGGAGCACCAGCATAAAAACGAATTTTGAGATTACCTTTGACTAGGGGATTATTATTAAAGCGATCGTCATTGATGGCGTTGGGAACCACTAATATATCCTCTGGTTGAAGAATAGCATGGGCACAAAAAGCCAACTGTCTAGGTGTTTCCCTAACTTTTAGTCCAACCTTAGATTTAAACCATTGGCGATCGCTATCAACTAAGCTAATTAAAGCAATTGGAGTCTTACAAATGTAGGCAGCAAGAGCAGTTATATCATCAAATGCTTCTTCAGGCAGGGTATCTAAAATATTGTATTCCGCCAATGCTTTGAGTCTTTCTGCTTCATTTTCAGGTAGAGGAACAGCTTGGGTTTTCACAGATGAGTGTCTGAGCCTTAGCCAGAAAAGTCTGGGACGCTGGAAATTTTGCAACAACTGTAAGATTACCTCTCCAGCAGCAAGGCTGCATGACATAAACATCTCTGCAACGACAATCAACATTCGGTTGAATATACAGAAATATTGTATTACATGATGTTCTTCATGCCTTTGGTTTGCTCTGTTGTTCATGTCACCCTAGCTTTCACTGTGCAAAATCCCTGAATATGTAGATGCTTACAAGGTCTTTTGCCCAAAGCCAGCTTGAAAATAATTAATTATAGCTAAAAATTATCAAAACTTATTATATCGTCAGGCTTCCTTCGTCAAAACTTGATAATTTTGATACCGCTAATTTGTCTATGTACACGTAAGTTGCAAGGGTCAGCTTCCAACTCCTGCAACTTCTCTTTCTGGTCTACGGAGGCGATCGCTTAACTTTGTAATCCCTCTCGATCATCTCTGCGTAGACGCGCAGAGATAGGCTCAAGAGTAGTTACAGCAGGAGTTCTAAGTTATGCAGAATTTTTCTCTATGACCAAACCAAGTTGCCTCTGCTAGAAGTCGCGGCTACACATACAAAACCCGCCTACGCGGGTTATAAAACTTGATTTTCTGCTAGTCTACGCAGGTGGACTTAGAGGTTGTTTGAAAAGTCGCAAAGTATACTAGAAACCCCGCTTCCATTCCTCTCCCCGAAAAATCGAGAGGCTTTGAAACCCCCATTCCCTTGTAGGGAAGGGGGGCTAGGGGGGTTAGGTTTCCGAGATTTAGATGTTACCAAAAATACTTTTCAAACATTCTCTTAGCGTGTGTAGTAGCGAATTATATTCCAATACGCTTGGGTTAAGAGCTAATTGTACAAAATTGTGGGTTTTCGAGACGCGATAAATCGCCGTCTCTACAAGTGTTTTGATCTTATCTGAACTGTATTGAATTATATTCGCCCAAAACTTTTTAAACATCCTCTAAATAAACTTTGCTGCTAAATCTCTAAACACAGTGGAATAATTTTCTTCTCCCTAGAGCAATTTCCAGTATCACATCAGGCTTGAATTACTCTTTATACGACTCCAAAATCCCACTACGAATCATTAGTTGTGGCCAAAACAACACAAAAAATCCCATCCATGTTACTACAGGGATAGAGACGAGAACTGTTAGCCAGATAGTTTTAAATAGTAACCAGCTACCACCAATCAGTGTTATACCTGTGAGAACTATAGACCAGGGCTGACACCACCAAGGTTTGTAGTTCCAAGGACTTATGGGTTTTTGTTCAGTCATTAGTTTTATTTAGTAAAACTCCAAATATTCCTTTAACAATTATGAGTTACTTTGACAGATTAAGTTTTGTCGTACTCTATTTTTCCATAGTCAAGTTTGATAATTCGGTCTGCTAAATGAAAATAGTGATCGTCATGGCTAATCACTAGCACTGTTTTGCCCCGCGATCGCAGTTCTGGCAAAAGTTGAGTGTAGAATATTTCCTTGAATACTGGATCTTGATCGGCTGCCCATTCATCAAATAGATAAATTGGTCGATCTTCCAAGTAAGCTGTGAGTAAAGCTAGTCGTTTTCGTTGTCCTTGAGAAAGTGCCGTGGTAGAAAGTTGTCCATTTTCAACTTTCACTTTATGGTCTAGTTGCAGTTGTTGTAAATATTTTGTCGCTTGAGCATCCAAGAGGGAATTTTTTAATCCTAAAAGTTCTTCAAATAAATAAAAGTCGGAAAATACCACAGAGAAATGCTGGCGATACCATTCTCGATTCTTTTCTCTAATTAGCTCCTCATCGAAGATAATCTCGCCGTTCTCAGGGATGTAAAGTCCAGTAATTAGCTTTGCTAGGGTAGATTTTCCGCTACCATTCCCGCCGACAATGAAGACCAATTCTTGAGGATATAGTGTTAGATTGATGGGGCCAAAGATAAAGCTATTATCTTCTTGATCTGTGTAGTAAGTGTGGGTAACACTTTTAAATTTTAAGCTGTGCCAGTCAGATTTCAGGGCAGGTGGAACAGTGGATATTTCAGTTCGACTCGCTAGAGATAAACCCAGAGATTCGATTTTTTGAAAGGCAATGCTGGCTTTACTTAATAAAGGAAGTTTGCTGATGATGTTATCCATTGGTAACACCAAGTAAGTGAAGGTCAAAATGTAACCAGAGAGAGTTTCGGCATTGATGGTAAGCAGATTCGGCAGCGCAAACAATACAAAACCGAGGGCAAAAAAGAATATGAGTTGACCCCAGCTTGAAGTCATGGCAAAAAGAGTTAGACCGTTCACGTTGTGATGACGGAACTCGGTAGCAGTTGATTTTAGTTTTTCTTCTAAAAAGTCTTGACGCCGCTTATAATTCAGCTTGAGTTCCTTGACTCCTTCGGTAATGGTGCGAAAATGTTTAAATAGCTGATCTTCATCTTCACGAGCTAGGGCCAGCAATTTACCGCCTCTGTTGAGTAGCCACTGACAACTAGCGATCGCAACTACTGAAATCCCACAAACCATTAACAATACTAACCAAGAGAGCCAAGTTATATACGCAATACAACCCAAGACGATCGCTAAATTAATAAAGATGAAAGGCATCTGATAAACAGCATTGGCAACCGCCTGAATATCTTCTGTGAGAGTTGCCAATAATCGAGGATTCCCCAAGCGTTCCAGATGACTCAACTCGGAAGCGAGAATCTGGCGACTCAAACGCATCCGTAATTGCAAAACTGCACTCTGAGAAAGGCGAATCAGCATCACTTGAGAAATGATACTGGTAATCAGTGCAACTATTGCCAGTCCCGCAAAACCCCAAATTATCGATGTGAGGCGGGAAGCATTACCGCTACTAGCAGCACGGCTAATTAAGGCAATCAAACCAGCACTACTACCGCCACTCAAGAATCCAGTAGCGATCGCGATCGCTACCATTCCCCACGAAGAACGCAAAAGAAAATAAATCAAATTCATGATATTGGCTTGCCAACAAACTCAGTTCGCCCTTCTATGGGAAATTTTATATTTTACAGTTAAAAACCTCTGAAAGATCACGGTAAGCTAGTTTGCATTACCAAAGAAGAATTCAGAATTCAGGAGCCAGAATCCAGAATGGATTCTGTGCGACTGGATGGAAAATCGAGGTTTAAAGCCCCCGATTTTAAGACGCTCAAGGATTCGCTACCGCTACGCTATCGTGGAGAAGAAAAAATTCTTTCCGATTGTTACCCCTGACTTCAGGCATGGGGTATTCTGAATTCTGAATTCTGTCTTCTGACTCCTTCTCATAGCTGATTGTGTCAATAAACTGTCAAATTAGCTGCTCAGTTTTCCAGGGTGAAATTTGCAATGACTGTGAATCTAAAGTCTTTAGAGAACCAAATTCATGTCGCGGCCGATTCCAAAACCGCTCCGATCACTCAAAGAACCCGCTACGTTCCTTCGCAACATCGACGAATTCTGTGTATATTTCCGAAATACAGCCGCTCCTTTGGTACTTTTCATCATGCCTACCCACTCATGGGCAATGTCCGGGCTTTTATGCCACCCCAAGGTATTTTAATTGTGGCTGCCTACTTACCTCAAGAATGGGAAGTGCGGTTTATTGATGAGAATGTCAAATCAGCAACAAGGGCTGATTACCAATGGTGTGATGTGGTGATTGTAAGTGGAATGCATATCCAAAAACCACAGATTAATCAAATTAATGAACTTGCCCATCGAGCCGGGAAAATTACAGTTGTGGGTGGCCCTTCGGTATCTGGGTGTCCAGAATATTATCCTGAATTTGACATTTTACACTTGGGTGAATTGGGAGATGCAAGCGATCGCATGATCGAATATCTAGACCAAAATCTGGAACGTCCCCAAACGCAAATTCGCTTTGAAACCAAGGAACGTTTACCCTTAACAGAGTTTCCCACCCCAGCTTATCATTTGCTGAATATCAATGATTATTTTCTAGCAAATGTCCAGTTTTCTAGTGGTTGCCCTTATCGTTGTGAGTTTTGTGATATTCCCGAACTCTATGGCAACAGTCCCCGGATGAAAACACCAGAGCAAGTAGTCGCGGAGCTAGACGCAATGCGACAATCTGGCAATTTGGGAGCAGTGTATTTTGTCGATGATAACTTTGTTGGCGATCGCCGCGCTGCCATGAAGTTGCTTCCTCACCTGATTGACTGGCAAAAACGCAATGGCTACCCTATCCAGTTTGCCTGTGAAGCAACTCTCAACCTAGCTCAAAGTCCAA encodes:
- a CDS encoding sensor domain-containing diguanylate cyclase, with the translated sequence MNNRANQRHEEHHVIQYFCIFNRMLIVVAEMFMSCSLAAGEVILQLLQNFQRPRLFWLRLRHSSVKTQAVPLPENEAERLKALAEYNILDTLPEEAFDDITALAAYICKTPIALISLVDSDRQWFKSKVGLKVRETPRQLAFCAHAILQPEDILVVPNAINDDRFNNNPLVKGNLKIRFYAGAPLITPDGLPIGTLCVLDTIPHHLSYQQLDALRRLSRQAIAQMELIQEVRNRKQASLTDELTGLHNRRGFFLMAEQELKIAHRMKALCWVIFIDLDGLKQINDTLGHDIGDALIIDAGQLLKQSFRNSDIVARLGGDEFIVFISSYFKDADSIQEYLQANIANFNQQQNRSYELSMSMGIERYSPESNMSLEQLIASSDKLMYAHKRLKRQSLT
- a CDS encoding DUF6737 family protein, with the protein product MTEQKPISPWNYKPWWCQPWSIVLTGITLIGGSWLLFKTIWLTVLVSIPVVTWMGFFVLFWPQLMIRSGILESYKE
- a CDS encoding cyclic peptide export ABC transporter; the encoded protein is MNLIYFLLRSSWGMVAIAIATGFLSGGSSAGLIALISRAASSGNASRLTSIIWGFAGLAIVALITSIISQVMLIRLSQSAVLQLRMRLSRQILASELSHLERLGNPRLLATLTEDIQAVANAVYQMPFIFINLAIVLGCIAYITWLSWLVLLMVCGISVVAIASCQWLLNRGGKLLALAREDEDQLFKHFRTITEGVKELKLNYKRRQDFLEEKLKSTATEFRHHNVNGLTLFAMTSSWGQLIFFFALGFVLFALPNLLTINAETLSGYILTFTYLVLPMDNIISKLPLLSKASIAFQKIESLGLSLASRTEISTVPPALKSDWHSLKFKSVTHTYYTDQEDNSFIFGPINLTLYPQELVFIVGGNGSGKSTLAKLITGLYIPENGEIIFDEELIREKNREWYRQHFSVVFSDFYLFEELLGLKNSLLDAQATKYLQQLQLDHKVKVENGQLSTTALSQGQRKRLALLTAYLEDRPIYLFDEWAADQDPVFKEIFYTQLLPELRSRGKTVLVISHDDHYFHLADRIIKLDYGKIEYDKT
- a CDS encoding B12-binding domain-containing radical SAM protein, whose product is MTVNLKSLENQIHVAADSKTAPITQRTRYVPSQHRRILCIFPKYSRSFGTFHHAYPLMGNVRAFMPPQGILIVAAYLPQEWEVRFIDENVKSATRADYQWCDVVIVSGMHIQKPQINQINELAHRAGKITVVGGPSVSGCPEYYPEFDILHLGELGDASDRMIEYLDQNLERPQTQIRFETKERLPLTEFPTPAYHLLNINDYFLANVQFSSGCPYRCEFCDIPELYGNSPRMKTPEQVVAELDAMRQSGNLGAVYFVDDNFVGDRRAAMKLLPHLIDWQKRNGYPIQFACEATLNLAQSPKLLEMMREAYFCTIFCGIETPEANALHAISKDQNLSMPILKAIQVLNSYGMEVVSGIIIGLDTDTPETADRIIEFIRASQIPMLTINLLHALPRTPLWRRLEAEGRLVFDESRESNVEFLMPYEQVVEMWRRCITTAYEPEFLYQRFAYNMEHTYPNRIEVPNSPSRTSGANIRKGLTYLANILLRIGIFSNYRQTFWKMAKPALKAGNIENLIHVGLVGHHLIKFAQDCAKNQESASFYSQKILTKVRS